In Malus sylvestris chromosome 15, drMalSylv7.2, whole genome shotgun sequence, a single genomic region encodes these proteins:
- the LOC126603848 gene encoding tryptophan--tRNA ligase, chloroplastic/mitochondrial isoform X1, with product MGRLVLSHFLTVSTASSPRLASSLRCAGGFRIRQWKAHTSIPQIRHQSARNASGFRCCCSVSLSQPAAPETSPSSVKKRIVSGVQPTGSIHLGNYLGAIRNWILLQNTYDTLFFIVDLHAITLPYDAQQLSKATRDTAALYLACGVDTSKASVFVQSHVRAHAEMMWLLSSVTPVGWLNRMIQFKEKSRKAGDENVGVGLLTYPVLMASDILLYQSDFVPVGEDQKQHLELTRELAERVNHLFGGRKWKKLGGRGGSIFKVPEALIPPVGARVMSLTDGLSKMSKSAPSDQSRINLLDPKDVISNKIKRCKTDSFSGMEFDNPERPECNNLLSIYQLVSEKTKEEVAQECRDMNWGTFKSVLSDALIDHLHPIQVRYEEIISDSAYLDGILAEGAKTAAGIADNTLNNAYQAMGFLRR from the exons ATGGGTCGCCTAGTCCTCTCCCACTTCCTCACCGTCTCCACCGCCTCTTCTCCTCGCCTCGCATCTTCcct CAGGTGTGCTGGTGGATTTCGAATCCGGCAATGGAAAGCGCATACTTCAATTCCGCAGATTCGGCATCAAAGCGCGCGAAACGCCAGCGGTTTTCGGTGCTGCTGCAGCGTTTCGCTCTCGCAGCCCGCTGCTCCGGAGACTTCTCCCAGCTCTGTAAA gaagaggatagTGTCTGGAGTCCAACCGACGGGTTCAATCCACCTAGGAAATTATCTTGGCGCCATAAGAAACTGGATTTTGCTACAG AATACATACGATACTCTCTTTTTTATTGTGGACCTTCATGCG ATTACATTACCGTATGATGCACAACAACTATCCAAGGCAACGAGGGATACAGCAGCTCTTTATTTGGCATGTGGAGTGGATACCTCCAAG GCGTCTGTCTTTGTGCAGTCTCATGTTCGTGCCCATGCAGAAATGATGTGGCTTTTAAGTTCAGTCACACCTGTCGGTTGGCTAAACAGAATGATTCAGTTTAAAGAGAAATCACGCAAGGCG GGGGACGAAAATGTTGGTGTTGGTCTTTTGACTTACCCTGTTTTGATGGCTTCTGATATTCTTTTATATCAG TCTGACTTTGTCCCAGTTGGTGAAGATCAAAAGCAACATTTGGAGTTGACACGTGAACTGGCTGAGCGTGTTAATCATTTATTTGGAGGAAGGAAATGGAAAAAATTGGGAGG GCGAGGTGGTTCGATTTTTAAG GTTCCTGAGGCTCTTATACCACCAGTTGGAGCTCGAGTGATGTCCCTAACTGATGGTCTTTCCAAG ATGTCCAAATCTGCACCTTCTGACCAGTCCCGAATCAATCTTCTGGACCCAAAAGAT GTCATatcaaacaaaataaagagGTGCAAGACTGACTCATTTTCAGG TATGGAATTTGATAATCCTGAAAGGCCTGAGTGCAACAACCTTCTGTCAATATATCAGCTCGTTTCGGAAAAGACAAAAGAG GAAGTTGCACAAGAATGCCGAGACATGAACTGGGGCACTTTCAAATCAGTCCTATCTGATGCGTTGATTGATCATCTGCATCCTATCCAG GTTCGCTACGAGGAAATCATTTCTGACTCAGCTTATTTGGATGGAATTTTGGCAGAAGGTGCTAAGACAGCTGCAGGTATAGCTGATAATACTCTCAATAATGCCTACCAGGCTATGGGATTCTTGCGGAGATGA
- the LOC126603848 gene encoding tryptophan--tRNA ligase, chloroplastic/mitochondrial isoform X2, producing the protein MGRLVLSHFLTVSTASSPRLASSLCAGGFRIRQWKAHTSIPQIRHQSARNASGFRCCCSVSLSQPAAPETSPSSVKKRIVSGVQPTGSIHLGNYLGAIRNWILLQNTYDTLFFIVDLHAITLPYDAQQLSKATRDTAALYLACGVDTSKASVFVQSHVRAHAEMMWLLSSVTPVGWLNRMIQFKEKSRKAGDENVGVGLLTYPVLMASDILLYQSDFVPVGEDQKQHLELTRELAERVNHLFGGRKWKKLGGRGGSIFKVPEALIPPVGARVMSLTDGLSKMSKSAPSDQSRINLLDPKDVISNKIKRCKTDSFSGMEFDNPERPECNNLLSIYQLVSEKTKEEVAQECRDMNWGTFKSVLSDALIDHLHPIQVRYEEIISDSAYLDGILAEGAKTAAGIADNTLNNAYQAMGFLRR; encoded by the exons ATGGGTCGCCTAGTCCTCTCCCACTTCCTCACCGTCTCCACCGCCTCTTCTCCTCGCCTCGCATCTTCcct GTGTGCTGGTGGATTTCGAATCCGGCAATGGAAAGCGCATACTTCAATTCCGCAGATTCGGCATCAAAGCGCGCGAAACGCCAGCGGTTTTCGGTGCTGCTGCAGCGTTTCGCTCTCGCAGCCCGCTGCTCCGGAGACTTCTCCCAGCTCTGTAAA gaagaggatagTGTCTGGAGTCCAACCGACGGGTTCAATCCACCTAGGAAATTATCTTGGCGCCATAAGAAACTGGATTTTGCTACAG AATACATACGATACTCTCTTTTTTATTGTGGACCTTCATGCG ATTACATTACCGTATGATGCACAACAACTATCCAAGGCAACGAGGGATACAGCAGCTCTTTATTTGGCATGTGGAGTGGATACCTCCAAG GCGTCTGTCTTTGTGCAGTCTCATGTTCGTGCCCATGCAGAAATGATGTGGCTTTTAAGTTCAGTCACACCTGTCGGTTGGCTAAACAGAATGATTCAGTTTAAAGAGAAATCACGCAAGGCG GGGGACGAAAATGTTGGTGTTGGTCTTTTGACTTACCCTGTTTTGATGGCTTCTGATATTCTTTTATATCAG TCTGACTTTGTCCCAGTTGGTGAAGATCAAAAGCAACATTTGGAGTTGACACGTGAACTGGCTGAGCGTGTTAATCATTTATTTGGAGGAAGGAAATGGAAAAAATTGGGAGG GCGAGGTGGTTCGATTTTTAAG GTTCCTGAGGCTCTTATACCACCAGTTGGAGCTCGAGTGATGTCCCTAACTGATGGTCTTTCCAAG ATGTCCAAATCTGCACCTTCTGACCAGTCCCGAATCAATCTTCTGGACCCAAAAGAT GTCATatcaaacaaaataaagagGTGCAAGACTGACTCATTTTCAGG TATGGAATTTGATAATCCTGAAAGGCCTGAGTGCAACAACCTTCTGTCAATATATCAGCTCGTTTCGGAAAAGACAAAAGAG GAAGTTGCACAAGAATGCCGAGACATGAACTGGGGCACTTTCAAATCAGTCCTATCTGATGCGTTGATTGATCATCTGCATCCTATCCAG GTTCGCTACGAGGAAATCATTTCTGACTCAGCTTATTTGGATGGAATTTTGGCAGAAGGTGCTAAGACAGCTGCAGGTATAGCTGATAATACTCTCAATAATGCCTACCAGGCTATGGGATTCTTGCGGAGATGA
- the LOC126603847 gene encoding uncharacterized protein LOC126603847, with protein MDYDRILAREQRQMEEIRQLDLEELQVEEVDDDSSGDDRDATGRRTSDDYAFDTCLASLHTYLGEVEDTHHRVAFLDGGAVLKLPIFYLEGVVLFPEATLPLRVIQPNFVLSIERALTQVDAPYTIGVIRVFRDPDNGRIRFANVGTTAEIRQYRRLEDGSLNVVTRGQQRFRLRRRWIDVEGAPCGEVQIIQEDIPLRAPRDAFGDLAPFSNPRGHNFSVKLPLNDSRAESNGSMDVDNDAETNSDESFESALSLTEREVHQSAIGSYSGSDTMEESTTSSSDDEKSHLQLQSKDSDSSDSLHSCPEISNADLASSSMSDMQSCKQKEPNKCWRNTDLNQFRRVPRAFWPHWVYRMYDSYCLAQRAADMWKEIVGAPSMDRLVKKPDLLSFYIASKIPVSESTRQELLEIDGISYRLRREIELLQSFDLIRCKTCQTIIARRSNMLVMSSEGPLGAYVNPGGHVHEIMTFYKANGLALIGPPTSEYSWFPGYAWTITNCAGCETHMGWLFTATKKNLKPKYFWGIRSSQVSDDLH; from the exons ATGGACTACGATCGAATTCTGGCGCGAGAGCAGCGGCAGATGGAGGAGATCCGGCAACTCGATCTCGAAGAACTGCAGGTCGAAGAGGTCGACGACGACTCTTCCGGCGACGACCGCGACGCTAC TGGTCGCCGCACGTCCGATGATTATGCCTTCGATACCTGTTTGGCTTCGTTGCATACGTATCTTGGTG AGGTTGAAGACACTCATCACAGGGTGGCTTTTCTTGATGGGGGCGCCGTCTTGAAGCTCCCTATTTTCTATCTCGAAG GAGTTGTCCTCTTCCCAGAAGCAACCCTTCCCTTAAGAGTTATTCAACCGAATTTTGTACTATCTATTGAGAGAGCACTAACCCAAGTTGATGCTCCTTATACCATTGGCGTG ATTCGGGTATTCAGAGATCCTGATAATGGAAGAATAAGGTTTGCGAATGTTGGGACAACCGCAGAG ATTCGGCAATATCGGCGATTAGAAGATGGCTCACTGAATGTGGTAACTCGTGGCCAACAGAGATTTCGTCTAAGACGCCGTTGGATTGATGTGGAAGGAGCG CCATGTGGAGAAGTCCAAATCATCCAGGAAGATATACCAttgagggccccacgggatgcATTCGGAGATTTGGCACCATTTAGTAATCCAAGAGGCCATAATTTCTCAGTTAAACTGCCTTTAAATGATTCTCGTGCAGAGTCAAATGGATCTATGGATGTGGACAATGATGCAGAGACAAATTCGGATGAAAGCTTTGAGAGTGCATTGTCATTGACTGAGAGAGAAGTTCACCAATCTGCAATTGGTTCCTATTCTGGATCTGATACAATGGAAGAATCAACAACTTCAAGCAGTGATGATGAGAAATCACATTTACAATTGCAATCAAAAGACTCTGATTCTTCAGATTCATTGCATTCATGCCCTGAGATTAGTAATGCTGATTTGGCAAGCAGTTCCATGTCAGACATGCAATCCTGCAAACAGAAAGAGCCAAATAAATGTTGGAGAAATACGGACTTAAATCAGTTTCGTAGAGTTCCAAGAGCATTCTGGCCCCATTGGGTATACCGCATGTACGACTCCTATTGTCTTGCTCAAAGAGCAGCAG ATATGTGGAAAGAGATAGTTGGGGCACCAAGCATGGATCGTCTTGTGAAGAAGCCTGAtcttttgtcattttatatCGCTAGTAAAATCCCCGTCTCAGAATCCACAAGGCAGGAGCTTTTGGAGATTGATggcatttcatataggttgcgtAGAGAAATTGAGTTGCTTCAGAGTTTTGATCTTATTCGGTGTAAAACATGTCAG ACTATCATTGCCAGGCGGAGTAATATGCTGGTGATGTCAAGTGAAGGTCCTCTTGGTGCTTACGTGAACCCAGGTGGCCACGTTCATGAGATAATGACTTTCTACAAAGCAAATGGCTTGGCACTTATAGGACCACCAACGAGTGAATACAGCTGGTTTCCTGG GTATGCGTGGACAATAACAAACTGTGCGGGCTGCGAAACCCATATGGGTTGGCTCTTTACAGCCACAAAAAAGAATTTGAAGCCGAAATATTTTTGGGGGATTCGAAGTTCCCAAGTTTCTGATGACCTGCACTAG
- the LOC126603845 gene encoding NADP-dependent malic enzyme-like, whose translation MMSLKRHSFLRRILVGFGFRDRKKVGALMGSVVEEIRNGGGHSVVDVESKVGFGGGIEDVYGEDCATEDQVLTPWTASVASGYTLLRDPHYNKGLAFTEKERDAHYLRGLLPPAVLTQELQEKKLMQNLRQYEVPLHRYIAMMDLQERNEGLFYKLLIDNVEELLPVVYTPTVGEACQKYGSIFRHPQGLYISLKEKGKILEVLKNWPQRGIQVIVVTDGERILGLGDLGCQGMGIPVGKLSLYTALGGVPPSACLPITIDVGTNNEKLLNDEFYIGLKQRRATGQEYAELLEEFMTAVKQNYGEKVLVQFEDFANHNAFELLSKYSKTHLVFNDDIQGTASVVLAGLIASLKLLGGTLGDHTFLFLGAGEAGTGIAELIALEISKKTGAPLEEARKKIWLVDSKGLIVKSRLGSLQHFKQPWAHDHEPIKQLVDAVKAIKPTVLIGTSGVGKQFTKDVVETMASLNEKPLILALSNPTSQAECTAEEAYTWTKGRAIFGSGSPFDPVEYENKLLVPGQANNAYIFPGFGLGLIMAGAIRVHDDMLLAASEALAMQVSEEHYAKGLIYPPFTNIRKISANIAAKVAAKVYELGLASNLPRPKDLVKYAESCMYSPRYRSYR comes from the exons ATGATGTCGCTGAAGAGACACAGTTTTCTG AGAAGGATATTGGTGGGTTTTGGATTTAGAGATCGGAAAAAGGTCGGAGCTTTGATGGGGAGCGTAGTGGAGGAGATAAGGAACGGTGGTGGCCACTCAGTGGTGGATGTGGAAAGTAAGGTTGGCTTTGGTGGAGGTATTGAGGACGTGTACGGTGAGGATTGTGCCACGGAAGATCAGGTTCTCACACCATGGACTGCCTCGGTTGCTAG TGGATACACATTGCTGCGTGATCCGCACTACAACAAAGGACTTGCCTTCacagagaaggagagagatgCGCATTACTTGCGCGGCCTTCTGCCTCCAGCCGTCCTGACTCAGGAGCTTCAG GAGAAGAAGTTGATGCAAAATCTTCGCCAATATGAAGTTCCGTTGCATAGGTACATTGCAATGATGGATCTTCAG GAGAGAAATGAAGGACTGTTTTATAAGCTTTTGATTGATAATGTTGAGGAGCTGCTTCCTGTCGTGTACACGCCAACAGTTGGTGAGGCTTGCCAAAAATATGGGAGCATTTTCAGGCATCCACAGGGTCTTTATATCAGTTTGAAAGAGAA GGGAAAGATCCTTGAAGTACTAAAGAACTGGCCACAGAGGGGTATTCAAGTTATTGTCGTGACTGATGGTGAGCGTATTTTGGGGCTCGGGGATCTTGGCTGCCAG GGCATGGGGATTCCAGTTGGAAAGCTCTCTTTGTATACTGCACTCGGAGGAGTTCCTCCTTCAGCC TGCTTGCCTATAACCATCGATGTTGGCACAAACAACGAGAAGTTGCTGAATGATGAGTTTTACATTGGGCTAAAGCAAAGGAGAGCAACTGGACAG GAATATGCAGAGCTTCTCGAAGAATTCATGACTGCAGTTAAGCAGAACTACGGAGAGAAAGTCCTAGTTCAG TTCGAAGATTTTGCAAACCACAATGCATTTGAACTGCTGTCTAAATACAGCAAGACTCACCTTGTCTTCAATGATGACATTCAG GGAACAGCATCTGTGGTCTTAGCAGGGCTCATCGCTTCCTTGAAATTACTTGGCGGAACATTAGGTGACCATACTTTCTTATTTCTTGGTGCTGGAGAG GCTGGAACCGGTATAGCAGAGCTTATAGCTCTTGAGATATCAAAAAAG ACCGGCGCTCCATTGGAAGAAGCCCGCAAGAAGATTTGGCTTGTGGATTCTAAG GGATTGATTGTTAAATCTCGCCTAGGatcacttcaacactttaaGCAGCCTTGGGCTCATGATCATGAACCCATAAAGCAACTTGTAGATGCCGTGAAG GCAATCAAGCCAACAGTGCTGATCGGAACATCTGGTGTGGGAAAACAATTCACGAAGGACGTTGTTGAGACCATGGCATCCTTGAATGAG AAACCACTTATCCTTGCTCTTTCCAACCCAACATCGCAAGCTGAGTGTACTGCTGAAGAAGCTTACACATGGACCAAG GGTCGAGCAATTTTCGGTAGTGGAAGCCCATTTGACCCTGTCGAATACGAGAACAAACTCCTAGTGCCTGGCCAG GCAAACAATGCCTACATATTCCCCGGTTTTGGCTTGGGATTGATCATGGCTGGTGCCATTCGCGTACACGATGACATGCTTCTGGCAGCCT CTGAAGCTCTGGCTATGCAAGTTTCCGAGGAACACTACGCCAAAGGATTGATCTACCCACCATTTACCAACATCAGAAAGATATCAGCCAACATTGCTGCTAAAGTCGCTGCTAAGGTCTATGAACTCG GTCTGGCTTCTAATCTGCCCCGACCCAAGGATCTCGTCAAGTATGCCGAGAGTTGCATGTACAGCCCGCGCTACAGAAGCTACCGTTGA